In Candidatus Amarolinea dominans, one genomic interval encodes:
- a CDS encoding class II aldolase/adducin family protein, producing MSEWLEERRRVLLTAQQLLEKRLTVGSSGNVSQRVGAELLAITPNRRYTEDLTPADIVVATFEGDVVDGDGIPSSELMLHVGVYQARPEVQAVIHAHPRYVSAVAMTGRPIPPILEDQMIYLGGQIEVAAHAMSGSDELAAAAVLALGERNACLLANHGALAVGRDLRAALYACEYLEKLCLAFLWASLLGDPDVLPPEVVETEQAFFRMMRM from the coding sequence GTGAGCGAATGGCTGGAGGAGCGGCGTCGGGTCCTGCTGACGGCGCAGCAGTTGTTGGAAAAGCGCCTGACCGTGGGCAGCTCCGGCAATGTCAGTCAGCGCGTGGGCGCTGAACTGCTGGCGATCACGCCCAACCGCCGTTACACCGAGGACTTGACCCCGGCCGACATCGTGGTGGCGACGTTCGAGGGCGATGTGGTGGACGGGGACGGGATTCCATCTTCCGAGCTGATGCTGCACGTCGGCGTCTACCAGGCGCGGCCGGAGGTGCAGGCCGTCATCCATGCCCACCCACGCTACGTCAGCGCGGTGGCTATGACCGGCCGACCGATTCCGCCCATCCTCGAAGACCAGATGATCTACCTGGGCGGACAGATCGAAGTCGCTGCACATGCGATGTCGGGCAGTGATGAACTGGCTGCGGCCGCGGTGCTGGCCCTGGGCGAGCGCAACGCCTGTCTGCTCGCCAATCATGGCGCGCTTGCCGTGGGCCGTGACCTGCGCGCGGCTCTCTATGCCTGTGAATACCTGGAGAAACTGTGCCTGGCCTTCTTGTGGGCCAGCCTGCTCGGCGACCCCGATGTCTTGCCGCCGGAGGTAGTGGAGACCGAACAGGCGTTCTTCAGGATGATGCGCATGTAG
- a CDS encoding FGGY-family carbohydrate kinase has protein sequence MHSGFYFLTLDAGTSGGRAAIFDGMGRQAAVAAAAWDYERPADAAPWGRAFDAGRFWNILTGLARQALAQANVPARQVAAVSVTAQRGGMVILDRAGAALYAGPIQDLRGVYQAAALEETCGERLAAISGHGPALIFAPARLQWFREQQPDLFSRFATLLTISDWLIFCLSGARCTEPSAAADTQLFDIRQGAWSAELMGTLALPAALFPPVHVTGAVVGAVSPAAAAQIGLAAATPVVMGGADTQMGLLGMGMTAPGEVGILAGWSMPVQQVTAAALDARRRLWVGPHALPGLWVLEGNAGPAGRAYAWLAEVMCGRPDFAGLEEMAASVDPGAGGVLAFLGPQPMNAAEMGLAWGGLLMPLGADFIEVRREHLARACLENIAFAARANLELVTELSQAPVVQVAVGGGLTRSRVWTQMLADVLGRPLRVSALPDASSRGAAISAAVGAGLYPDLATAAAAMTGDDVSVTPARVAVAEYLDLYERWQRAREQLDALGQRID, from the coding sequence ATGCATTCGGGATTTTATTTTTTGACCCTCGACGCCGGCACGAGCGGCGGGCGGGCGGCGATCTTCGATGGGATGGGCCGCCAGGCGGCGGTGGCGGCCGCGGCCTGGGATTACGAGAGGCCGGCCGACGCCGCGCCGTGGGGACGGGCCTTCGACGCGGGCCGGTTCTGGAACATCCTGACCGGGCTGGCGCGGCAGGCGCTGGCGCAGGCCAATGTCCCGGCCCGCCAGGTGGCCGCGGTCAGCGTGACCGCGCAGCGCGGGGGGATGGTGATCCTGGACAGGGCCGGCGCGGCGCTCTATGCCGGACCGATCCAGGACCTGCGCGGGGTTTACCAGGCCGCGGCGCTGGAGGAAACCTGCGGCGAGCGCCTGGCTGCCATCAGCGGACACGGGCCGGCCCTGATCTTTGCGCCGGCGCGCTTGCAGTGGTTTCGTGAACAGCAGCCTGACCTGTTCAGCCGCTTCGCCACCCTGCTGACGATCAGCGATTGGCTGATTTTTTGCCTGAGCGGGGCGCGCTGCACGGAGCCAAGCGCCGCGGCCGACACGCAGCTCTTCGACATCCGGCAGGGCGCCTGGTCGGCCGAGCTGATGGGCACCCTGGCCCTGCCGGCCGCGCTCTTTCCGCCCGTGCACGTCACAGGCGCGGTGGTGGGCGCAGTGTCGCCGGCGGCCGCGGCGCAGATTGGATTGGCGGCCGCAACGCCGGTGGTGATGGGAGGCGCAGACACGCAGATGGGCCTGCTGGGCATGGGCATGACCGCGCCCGGCGAGGTGGGCATCCTGGCCGGCTGGAGTATGCCGGTGCAGCAGGTGACGGCCGCGGCGCTCGACGCCCGGCGCCGGTTGTGGGTTGGCCCCCATGCGCTGCCGGGCCTCTGGGTGCTGGAAGGCAACGCGGGGCCGGCCGGCCGCGCGTATGCCTGGCTGGCCGAGGTGATGTGCGGCCGGCCCGACTTTGCGGGTCTGGAGGAGATGGCCGCGTCGGTTGACCCCGGCGCGGGCGGCGTGCTGGCCTTCCTGGGACCCCAGCCGATGAACGCGGCGGAGATGGGGCTGGCCTGGGGCGGACTGCTCATGCCGCTGGGCGCGGACTTCATTGAGGTGCGCCGCGAACACCTGGCCCGCGCCTGCCTGGAGAACATCGCCTTTGCCGCCCGCGCCAACCTGGAATTGGTGACCGAGTTGAGCCAGGCGCCGGTCGTGCAGGTGGCGGTGGGCGGCGGCCTGACTCGCAGCCGTGTGTGGACGCAGATGCTGGCCGACGTGTTGGGCAGGCCGCTACGTGTTAGTGCGCTGCCCGATGCCAGCAGCCGTGGCGCGGCGATCAGCGCGGCGGTCGGCGCAGGGCTTTATCCTGACCTGGCGACGGCCGCAGCCGCCATGACCGGCGACGATGTCAGCGTCACGCCGGCGCGGGTGGCCGTGGCCGAATACCTCGATCTGTACGAGCGCTGGCAGCGGGCCAGGGAACAGCTCGACGCGTTGGGCCAGCGGATTGATTAG
- a CDS encoding FHA domain-containing protein, translating to MANASGIFGILTVQVGGNRDEHPLTKPVLNIGRSSENDLILLDDPQISRHHLRLTYTAQGFQVQDLGSAVGALLNGQPLAARQTYPIGFDQVVQLASFQLSVRPPAAPVPPSLGDKIRISARPLPGLAVYAAGQMQKFPLDKAVVSLGRASDNDIVISATVISGHHARLQQIGSTFTISDLGSSNGLTFDGQRVPQKALLDGDVLYVTDQVAIQYRSAIGLMGGAAKAEATTPPPVQVVGLPTDDQPVRIGRAKDNQIVLDHPQVSRYHAMIERMGVGRYRIHDLKSANGVFVGNKRIERESWLKDDDEIQIGPFRLDLKQGNIRQMEDRGMRLDVLHLQKWVSKEKNLLQDISLAIAPQEFVALVGLSGAGKSTLMNALTGFNPATHGAVFVNDIDLYKNFDLFRNELGYVPQKDIVHAELSVYAALDYVAQLRMPPDTTPDERHKRILEVLEDLDLTERKDLPIHKLSGGQLKRVSIGVELLTKPRLFYLDEPTSGLDPGTEYNMMKLLRHLADQGRTIVLITHATKNVMMCDKVIFVVRGGYVAFYGPPEEALIYFDRFRTDQERREKDMEFDSIYIVLEDDKRGKPTDWADRYQKSPAYQNYVVERLRNRRAAAANVGPDTIARRVSSGATKRVNALRQLAILSSRNLNILMRDRLSLALMLLLAPGIGLMDFMWGRDLFDPVKGDPGKIITMLFMMGLITILVGALSSVLQIVKETDIYKRERTVGLQVGPYILSKVWIGLILALYQALVFLVFELIFVHPDLPGTGAYVAVYITLFIGTLSGYLFGLAISAAAPNLNVALLLVIVVLVPQFLFAGALLPLDLIPGGEQISVIASTRWAFEALVNITEFGKPLVDDPCWADRPKYDEDGETGWNTVLNRSDEEKLALGCTCMGATIFETCSAFPGIQSADFYDDKARTQLAAVEPQKPVSPTPYPSPTPVWSPTPYPSPTPLPQPSDPSKLDAYMDDSREQGRKYQDRRQVQGDEYQAQREAQGNEYQDARQQQGDEYAAAMETWGDQKADWERERQRAVKGAEGMLKNIFDNYGRAFKGTVASRWLAMTIVMIVLVGLIVFFQRQKDVV from the coding sequence ATGGCAAATGCTTCAGGGATTTTTGGTATTTTAACCGTGCAGGTCGGCGGCAACCGCGATGAGCATCCGCTGACCAAACCGGTGCTCAATATCGGCCGCAGCAGCGAAAACGATTTGATTCTGCTGGACGACCCGCAGATTTCGCGCCACCATCTGCGCCTGACCTACACGGCGCAGGGTTTTCAGGTGCAGGATCTCGGCTCGGCTGTGGGCGCCTTGTTGAACGGCCAGCCGTTAGCGGCCCGACAGACCTACCCCATCGGTTTTGATCAGGTTGTGCAGCTTGCCAGCTTTCAACTGAGCGTGCGCCCGCCGGCGGCGCCTGTGCCGCCCAGCCTGGGGGACAAAATCCGCATCTCGGCGCGGCCGCTGCCCGGCCTGGCCGTCTACGCGGCCGGCCAGATGCAGAAGTTCCCCTTGGACAAAGCGGTGGTGAGCTTGGGCCGCGCAAGCGACAACGACATCGTCATCAGCGCGACGGTCATCTCCGGCCACCATGCACGCCTGCAGCAGATCGGCAGCACGTTCACCATCAGCGACCTGGGCAGCTCCAACGGCCTGACCTTCGATGGGCAGCGGGTGCCGCAGAAGGCGCTGCTGGACGGCGATGTGCTCTACGTCACCGACCAGGTCGCCATCCAATACCGCAGTGCGATCGGTTTGATGGGCGGCGCGGCCAAAGCGGAGGCGACGACCCCGCCCCCGGTGCAGGTGGTGGGTCTGCCCACCGACGACCAGCCGGTGCGCATCGGTCGCGCCAAGGACAATCAGATCGTGCTTGACCATCCGCAGGTCAGCCGTTACCATGCCATGATCGAGCGCATGGGCGTGGGGCGCTATCGGATTCATGACCTGAAAAGCGCCAACGGCGTCTTTGTGGGCAACAAGCGCATCGAGCGCGAGAGCTGGTTGAAAGATGACGACGAAATCCAGATCGGCCCCTTCCGCCTGGACCTCAAGCAGGGCAACATCCGCCAGATGGAAGACCGGGGCATGCGCCTGGACGTGCTGCACCTGCAGAAGTGGGTTTCCAAAGAGAAGAACCTGCTGCAGGACATCTCCCTGGCCATCGCGCCGCAGGAATTCGTGGCCCTGGTCGGCCTCTCCGGCGCGGGCAAGTCCACCCTGATGAACGCGCTGACCGGTTTCAACCCGGCCACGCACGGCGCGGTCTTTGTCAACGACATTGACCTGTACAAGAATTTTGATCTGTTCCGCAATGAACTGGGCTATGTGCCGCAGAAGGACATTGTCCATGCCGAGCTGTCGGTCTACGCGGCGCTCGATTATGTGGCGCAGTTGCGCATGCCGCCTGACACCACCCCGGACGAGCGCCACAAGCGTATCCTGGAGGTGCTCGAGGACCTCGACCTGACCGAACGCAAGGACCTGCCGATTCACAAGCTCTCCGGCGGGCAGCTCAAGCGTGTTTCCATCGGCGTGGAACTGCTCACCAAGCCGCGGCTGTTCTACCTGGACGAGCCGACCTCGGGCCTCGATCCCGGCACCGAATACAATATGATGAAACTGCTGCGCCACCTGGCCGACCAGGGACGCACGATTGTGCTCATCACCCACGCCACCAAGAATGTGATGATGTGCGACAAAGTCATCTTCGTGGTGCGCGGCGGTTATGTCGCCTTCTACGGCCCGCCCGAAGAAGCGTTGATCTACTTCGACCGCTTCCGCACCGATCAGGAGCGCCGCGAGAAGGACATGGAGTTCGACAGCATCTACATCGTGCTGGAGGATGACAAGCGCGGCAAGCCGACCGACTGGGCCGATCGTTACCAGAAATCGCCCGCGTATCAAAATTATGTGGTCGAGCGCCTGCGCAATCGGCGCGCGGCCGCGGCCAATGTGGGGCCGGACACCATCGCCCGCCGCGTCAGTTCCGGTGCGACCAAACGGGTCAATGCGCTGCGTCAACTGGCGATCCTCTCCTCGCGCAACCTCAACATCCTGATGCGTGACCGCCTCAGCCTGGCGTTGATGCTCCTGCTGGCGCCCGGCATCGGCCTGATGGACTTCATGTGGGGGCGGGACCTGTTCGACCCGGTCAAGGGTGATCCGGGCAAGATCATCACCATGCTCTTCATGATGGGCCTGATCACCATCCTGGTCGGCGCGCTTAGCTCTGTGCTGCAAATCGTCAAAGAGACCGACATCTACAAGCGCGAGCGCACGGTTGGCCTGCAGGTCGGCCCCTACATCCTGTCCAAAGTCTGGATCGGATTGATTCTGGCGCTCTACCAGGCGCTCGTTTTTCTCGTTTTCGAGTTGATCTTCGTCCATCCTGACTTGCCGGGCACAGGCGCATACGTGGCGGTCTACATCACGTTGTTCATCGGCACGCTGTCGGGCTACCTCTTCGGCCTGGCGATTTCGGCCGCCGCGCCCAATCTGAACGTGGCGCTGCTGCTGGTCATCGTGGTGCTGGTGCCGCAGTTCCTCTTCGCCGGCGCGCTGCTGCCGCTCGACCTGATCCCCGGCGGCGAACAGATCAGCGTCATTGCCTCCACGCGCTGGGCCTTCGAGGCGCTGGTCAACATCACCGAGTTTGGCAAGCCACTGGTGGACGACCCCTGCTGGGCCGACCGGCCCAAGTACGATGAGGACGGCGAAACCGGTTGGAACACGGTGCTCAACCGGAGCGATGAGGAGAAATTGGCCCTGGGCTGCACCTGTATGGGCGCGACGATCTTCGAGACCTGCAGCGCGTTCCCCGGTATTCAGAGCGCCGATTTCTACGATGACAAGGCCCGCACGCAGTTGGCCGCGGTCGAGCCGCAGAAACCGGTCTCGCCGACGCCCTACCCGTCGCCGACGCCGGTCTGGTCGCCGACGCCCTACCCGTCACCGACGCCGCTGCCCCAGCCGAGCGATCCGAGCAAATTGGACGCGTACATGGATGACAGCCGTGAGCAGGGGCGCAAGTACCAGGACCGCCGTCAGGTGCAGGGCGATGAGTACCAGGCGCAGCGTGAGGCGCAGGGCAATGAGTACCAGGATGCCCGTCAACAGCAGGGCGACGAGTACGCGGCTGCGATGGAGACCTGGGGCGATCAGAAGGCCGATTGGGAGCGCGAGCGTCAGCGCGCGGTCAAGGGCGCGGAAGGCATGCTCAAGAACATCTTCGACAACTACGGCCGCGCGTTCAAGGGCACAGTCGCCTCACGCTGGCTGGCGATGACCATCGTCATGATCGTGCTCGTGGGGCTGATCGTCTTCTTCCAGAGACAGAAGGATGTGGTGTAG
- a CDS encoding FHA domain-containing protein, which translates to MILVIQSAGTGERRFPLQRGVLTLGRGADCDLVLADSQASRRHAELRRAGERWQIVDLGSTNGTFMSGGRLAPNVARTLRPGEVVTIGSTRLHLLDEAPAAAPRAAAPPPAPDMADAARPSLLLTLLIWFSRLLVLAGAAALMAGAQAEWLRLAVTLPLLGNVLNRTISGLESGYAYLLIGIGALGLLLLLVDLLSRRWGLAAGLAQALLGGLTAAILAFNAYTYYQAGAQTLFGISMLDVLTQYARDLVQITVLPGIYLVGGGLAGLTLGGLLRLIFAGME; encoded by the coding sequence ATGATCCTGGTGATTCAATCCGCAGGAACGGGCGAGCGCCGCTTCCCCTTGCAGCGTGGGGTGTTGACCCTGGGCCGCGGCGCGGATTGCGATCTGGTCCTGGCCGACAGCCAGGCCTCCCGGCGCCATGCCGAGCTGCGCCGCGCCGGCGAGCGTTGGCAAATCGTGGATTTGGGCAGCACCAACGGCACCTTCATGAGCGGCGGCCGCCTGGCGCCGAACGTGGCGCGCACTCTGCGGCCCGGCGAGGTTGTCACCATCGGCAGCACGCGCCTGCACCTGCTGGATGAAGCGCCCGCCGCGGCCCCGCGGGCCGCTGCGCCCCCGCCGGCGCCAGACATGGCGGACGCGGCGCGGCCATCCCTGCTGCTTACGCTCTTGATCTGGTTCAGCCGCCTGCTGGTGTTGGCCGGCGCGGCCGCGTTGATGGCCGGCGCGCAGGCCGAATGGCTGCGCCTCGCGGTCACGCTGCCGCTGCTGGGCAATGTCCTCAACCGCACGATCAGCGGCCTGGAGAGCGGCTACGCTTACCTCCTGATTGGCATCGGCGCGCTCGGCCTGCTCCTGCTGCTGGTTGACCTGCTGTCGCGGCGCTGGGGCTTGGCCGCCGGATTGGCGCAGGCGCTCCTGGGCGGGTTGACCGCCGCTATCCTGGCGTTCAACGCCTACACCTATTACCAGGCCGGCGCGCAAACACTGTTTGGCATCAGCATGCTCGACGTCCTGACGCAGTATGCGCGCGATCTCGTGCAGATCACCGTGCTGCCGGGCATCTACCTGGTGGGTGGCGGCCTGGCCGGGCTGACCCTCGGCGGTTTGCTGCGCCTGATCTTCGCCGGGATGGAATGA
- a CDS encoding hydroxyacid dehydrogenase, with the protein MKRLLILAQFTPIYLERLRRHFEILHESWLETVELVDPEALGERLRTQGIDYLVIEADFVLAETFAAAPNLRFVGVCRGEIGPHVDMEAAAEHGVTVVSTPGRNAVAVAELTLGLMLALARRIPQAHELVRAGQWDSALTGYGAWGGIELAGRTAGLIGLGAVGRAVAQRLHALDMRVLAFDPFVAAAQAAPAALVDLPTLLRAADFISLHCPLTPQTRHLLDETALAQTKPGIFLINTARAAVVDEDALLDALRSGRVAGAALDVHRVEPLPPNSPWLALDRVILTPHIGGASVDVIGHHSRLITEALEQFVGLG; encoded by the coding sequence ATGAAAAGACTCCTCATTCTAGCCCAATTTACCCCCATCTACCTGGAACGTTTGCGCCGCCATTTCGAGATCTTGCACGAAAGCTGGCTCGAAACGGTCGAGCTGGTGGATCCGGAGGCGTTGGGCGAGCGTCTGCGCACGCAGGGCATTGACTACCTGGTCATCGAGGCCGATTTTGTCCTGGCTGAGACCTTCGCGGCCGCGCCCAATCTGCGCTTCGTCGGCGTCTGCCGCGGCGAGATTGGCCCGCATGTGGACATGGAAGCAGCCGCCGAGCATGGCGTCACGGTGGTCAGCACGCCGGGCCGCAACGCGGTGGCCGTGGCCGAACTGACCCTGGGCCTGATGCTGGCGCTGGCGCGGCGCATCCCCCAGGCGCATGAACTGGTGCGCGCCGGGCAGTGGGACAGCGCGCTGACCGGTTACGGCGCCTGGGGCGGCATCGAGCTGGCCGGGCGCACGGCCGGCCTGATCGGCCTGGGCGCGGTGGGGCGCGCCGTGGCGCAGCGCCTGCACGCGTTGGACATGCGTGTCCTGGCCTTCGATCCGTTCGTGGCCGCAGCCCAGGCCGCGCCGGCTGCCCTGGTGGACCTGCCCACCCTGCTGCGCGCAGCCGATTTCATCAGTCTGCACTGCCCGCTCACCCCGCAGACGCGCCATCTGCTCGATGAGACCGCGCTGGCGCAGACCAAACCGGGCATTTTTCTGATCAACACCGCGCGCGCGGCCGTTGTGGATGAAGACGCCTTGCTCGATGCGCTGCGCAGCGGTCGCGTGGCCGGCGCCGCGCTCGACGTTCACCGTGTGGAGCCGCTGCCGCCCAACAGTCCCTGGCTGGCCCTCGATCGTGTGATCCTGACGCCCCACATCGGCGGCGCCTCTGTGGATGTCATCGGCCACCATTCGCGCCTCATCACCGAGGCGCTGGAGCAGTTCGTTGGCCTGGGCTAA
- a CDS encoding Stp1/IreP family PP2C-type Ser/Thr phosphatase produces MAERPSSQQNQRVAPAAAGLTLRAVWLSDVGRARDHQEDSGGVFEPSDAAVLQYKGRLYVVADGMGGHNAGEIASQMAVAEIQRAYYADPSADIPTALTNALQSAHQAIAQHARSTASQSGMGTTVTLAVVREREVHVANVGDSRTYLLRSGVLTQVSQDHSMVAEQVRAGVLTAEQAHNHPQRNVITRALGKTATAKPDFFHGALQPGDTLILCSDGLSTMVTDSEIQDIVSKWAPADAARRLVDLANEHGGLDNISVIIVRAEAAGGSRAAMPAVARADAAGGSRQAMPAVARAAAEPPRSAAERRFPLWLMAAAAVIALLALTGVILLLQSTRGEVKATSPAPTLHAVASQPVGATATLASTLPPAPTAPAGDGAQSAATATLAPIATPDPSPIASQTAGAPKQPAGSFPPIVLLAPVGNITIEGDAERTFTWDWSGRLQADQGFQVLLWKDQTQPETAAEPVTTKTGSSWQQTIRLSQAPAVKKGGDGAYFWTVALIELTPYKQLGATPAPRPLTYRSQKPAPRPTDTPTPFVRLSPAPTIDLRPTPTPTPFGGGQRRF; encoded by the coding sequence ATGGCAGAACGACCTTCATCGCAGCAAAATCAACGTGTGGCGCCGGCCGCGGCTGGCCTGACTCTGCGCGCAGTCTGGCTGAGCGATGTCGGCCGCGCGCGCGATCATCAGGAGGACAGCGGTGGCGTCTTCGAGCCGAGCGACGCGGCCGTTCTTCAATACAAGGGTCGCCTCTACGTGGTGGCCGATGGCATGGGCGGGCACAACGCCGGCGAGATTGCCAGCCAGATGGCGGTGGCCGAGATTCAGCGCGCCTACTATGCCGATCCCAGCGCGGACATCCCCACGGCGCTGACCAACGCGCTGCAATCTGCTCATCAGGCCATCGCCCAACATGCGCGCAGCACCGCCAGTCAGAGCGGCATGGGCACCACCGTCACCCTGGCCGTCGTGCGTGAGCGCGAGGTGCATGTGGCCAACGTGGGCGACAGCCGCACCTATCTCCTGCGCAGCGGCGTCCTGACCCAGGTCTCCCAGGATCATTCCATGGTGGCGGAGCAGGTGCGCGCCGGCGTTTTGACTGCTGAGCAGGCGCATAACCATCCCCAGCGTAACGTCATCACCCGTGCCCTGGGCAAGACCGCCACGGCCAAGCCGGATTTCTTTCACGGCGCGCTGCAACCCGGCGACACCTTGATCCTCTGCTCCGATGGCCTCAGCACGATGGTCACTGACAGCGAAATCCAGGACATTGTCAGCAAATGGGCGCCCGCGGACGCGGCTCGCCGCCTGGTGGACCTGGCCAACGAACATGGCGGCCTGGACAACATCAGCGTCATCATCGTGCGCGCCGAGGCGGCAGGCGGGAGCCGTGCGGCCATGCCGGCCGTGGCGCGTGCCGACGCGGCCGGCGGCAGTCGTCAGGCCATGCCCGCGGTGGCGCGCGCCGCGGCTGAGCCGCCCAGGTCAGCCGCCGAACGCCGTTTCCCGCTGTGGTTGATGGCCGCGGCCGCGGTCATCGCCCTCCTGGCGCTGACCGGCGTCATCCTCCTGCTGCAGAGCACGCGCGGGGAAGTCAAAGCAACGTCCCCGGCCCCAACTCTGCACGCCGTCGCCAGCCAACCGGTCGGCGCCACCGCCACCCTGGCGTCCACCCTGCCGCCTGCACCAACCGCGCCGGCGGGCGATGGCGCCCAATCCGCCGCGACCGCGACACTGGCCCCCATCGCCACACCCGACCCATCGCCGATAGCCAGCCAGACTGCCGGAGCCCCCAAGCAGCCGGCCGGCTCCTTTCCGCCGATTGTCTTATTGGCGCCTGTTGGCAACATCACCATCGAGGGAGACGCCGAGCGGACTTTTACCTGGGACTGGAGCGGTAGACTGCAAGCCGACCAGGGTTTCCAGGTATTGCTCTGGAAAGATCAGACTCAACCAGAAACGGCTGCCGAACCGGTCACGACGAAAACCGGCAGCAGTTGGCAACAGACCATTCGCCTCAGCCAGGCGCCCGCCGTCAAGAAAGGCGGGGATGGCGCCTATTTCTGGACCGTCGCGCTCATCGAACTAACGCCCTACAAGCAGCTTGGCGCGACGCCTGCGCCGCGTCCCTTGACCTATCGCAGCCAAAAGCCCGCGCCTCGGCCAACCGATACCCCCACACCCTTTGTTCGTCTTTCACCCGCGCCTACTATTGATCTGCGGCCAACGCCCACTCCCACACCATTTGGGGGTGGACAGCGCCGATTCTGA
- a CDS encoding O-antigen ligase family protein encodes MRWTVRRSLWTARPSADSALTLLSGVIFCWLLGQTLTTRRQVLRLTLALVIGSVPVTIYGLLQATGLDPLVWISDSVSPVLSTVGRSNYLAAYLVMVMPFTLALWRGGADGRPASRFGLLLALQLTCLLLTLARAAWLGLLIGGLTASLALALRQPAWHANRSRRRLWLAGGLAACLVGVGLLYAMSTSALLQASAYGMRPVVYAQLRADSAAARLIFWRVSLRLLDGRWLLGYGPGTFGSLVAAAQPAELTAAGPAASLLDDPHNLLLDRLLQTGMVGLLAYLALLLTTARRWLLAWRGSADRQALFILAATLAAMTAFLVQAQATPNVVTTDALFWVMMALAAGAT; translated from the coding sequence TTGCGCTGGACAGTGCGCCGCAGCCTGTGGACGGCGCGCCCCAGCGCCGACAGCGCGCTGACGCTGCTCAGCGGCGTCATTTTCTGCTGGCTGTTGGGTCAGACGCTGACCACCCGCCGCCAGGTGCTGCGCCTGACGCTGGCGCTGGTGATCGGCAGCGTGCCGGTGACGATCTATGGCCTGCTGCAAGCGACCGGCCTCGATCCGTTGGTCTGGATCAGCGACTCGGTCTCGCCGGTGCTGAGCACGGTCGGCCGCTCGAACTACCTGGCCGCGTACCTGGTTATGGTCATGCCCTTCACCCTGGCCCTGTGGCGCGGCGGGGCAGACGGGCGGCCCGCGTCCCGCTTCGGCCTGCTCCTTGCGCTGCAACTCACCTGCCTGCTGCTGACCCTGGCGCGGGCCGCGTGGCTTGGCCTGCTGATCGGCGGACTGACGGCGAGCCTGGCGCTGGCGTTGCGCCAGCCGGCCTGGCATGCGAACCGGTCACGGCGCCGCCTGTGGCTGGCCGGCGGTCTGGCTGCCTGCCTGGTGGGCGTCGGCCTGCTCTATGCCATGAGCACCTCGGCCTTGCTGCAAGCGTCGGCCTATGGGATGCGCCCGGTCGTCTATGCCCAACTGCGCGCCGACTCGGCCGCGGCGCGGCTGATCTTCTGGCGGGTCAGCCTGCGCCTGCTGGATGGCCGCTGGCTGTTGGGCTACGGCCCCGGCACCTTCGGCAGCCTGGTGGCGGCCGCGCAGCCCGCGGAGTTGACCGCCGCCGGCCCGGCCGCCAGCCTGCTGGACGATCCGCACAACCTGCTGCTCGACCGGCTGCTGCAAACCGGCATGGTGGGCCTGCTGGCGTACCTGGCTCTGCTGCTGACGACCGCCCGGCGCTGGCTGCTCGCCTGGCGCGGGTCGGCGGACCGCCAGGCGCTGTTCATCCTGGCCGCAACCCTGGCCGCCATGACGGCCTTTCTCGTGCAAGCGCAGGCCACCCCCAATGTCGTCACGACCGATGCCCTCTTTTGGGTGATGATGGCCCTGGCCGCGGGCGCCACATAA
- a CDS encoding FHA domain-containing protein has product MLPQLAVAPVAGPGLAAQLRAEQGPLAGQTFAISRSPFTLGRSPENDLVLPEPLASRQHVRLEARAGRWYLIDLDSANGTLLNRQRLSGEMALNAGDLMAIGETVFAFTVPGPARPAVVPPAARARPAARRSSPLAAIVIGVVLIALVVAAVLFLGGSMRRTADDATGPALPTLQLPVLPSVTLPTGIPSLPPIPTGLPSLPTGLPSLPTFPPLR; this is encoded by the coding sequence ATGTTACCACAGCTTGCGGTAGCGCCGGTGGCGGGGCCTGGATTGGCAGCGCAGTTGCGCGCCGAGCAGGGGCCGCTGGCCGGTCAAACGTTTGCGATTTCGCGCTCCCCCTTTACGCTGGGCCGCAGTCCGGAGAATGACCTGGTTCTTCCAGAACCGCTGGCCTCGCGCCAGCACGTGCGGCTGGAGGCGCGCGCGGGCCGCTGGTATTTGATTGATCTCGATTCGGCCAACGGCACGCTGCTCAACCGTCAGCGCCTGAGCGGCGAGATGGCGCTGAACGCGGGCGATCTGATGGCCATTGGGGAAACGGTGTTCGCCTTCACCGTGCCGGGGCCGGCGCGGCCGGCGGTCGTTCCGCCCGCGGCGCGGGCACGCCCGGCCGCGCGGCGCTCATCGCCGCTGGCTGCCATCGTGATTGGCGTGGTTCTGATCGCCCTGGTGGTGGCGGCGGTGCTCTTCCTGGGCGGCAGCATGCGGCGCACGGCCGATGATGCGACCGGCCCGGCGCTGCCCACGCTGCAACTGCCCGTGCTGCCCAGCGTCACCCTGCCGACCGGCATCCCCTCGTTGCCGCCGATCCCCACGGGGCTGCCATCCCTCCCCACCGGCCTGCCCTCGCTGCCCACGTTTCCCCCGTTGAGGTAG